The Betta splendens chromosome 4, fBetSpl5.4, whole genome shotgun sequence genome contains a region encoding:
- the plppr3b gene encoding phospholipid phosphatase-related protein type 3 isoform X1 gives MLIKAERRQRPVPADCLCCRLMRMMNPAEKMKKKPTKDSLTLLPCFYFVELPIVASSMVSLYFLELTDVVQPAQVGFRCRDRELSMPYVDGGDELIPLLMLLSLAFAGPAASIMVVEGVIYCLQSRLKLRRAEGSINAGGCNFNSFLRRTVRFVGVHVFGLCATALVTDIIQLSTGYHAPFFLTVCKPNYTQAGVSCDKNLYITKDICSGHDQHAIMTARKTFPSQHATLSAFAAVYVSMYFNSTISDSTKLLKPVLVFAFAIAAALTGLTQITQHRSHPIDVYVGFLIGAFIAAYLAFHAVANFKSSDDVFPAPPPPPSKEDPLRALTERGHESVYNKGPASASESNDEIAVAPVPMDRLEGLGPLQREKASMGSLKRASVDVELLAPRSPMGKETMLTFSNTLPRASMNVNGVLGATEVPDNPVQPVQPVQPVQHRLKAVQVPLDPMRSQQLVSEWKQKSIEMRALSTRDELEHDASEDGSEVGSVGTDEGGSQPIYQPMVQSGRAVSSRNPTPPPGGAKPVATPRPPQIPETGPPPVSPKSAVTRAKWLAIREKTSTEGSSRSATNQPRLMQVIALSKQHGLLPSSSSGEKSSESTSTCSGTSSTTDSPHYRPPSEQREGLGIITVDAHAPHHPVVQAMPTPQAPPLAANSNPWEWKAASNGADRRDTYDLNSLNRGDSSVRGSSFRPHRSASPCPAFDSNPCSAAPHPQVELSADTQRKEMAMRRKTALVLLDREIRNQTEQENYYKSMHGRRFKD, from the exons ATGTTGATAAAGgctgaaagaagacagagaCCTGTACCTGCtgattgtttgtgttgcaggttgatgaggatgatgaacccagcagagaagatgaagaagaagcctACAAAGGACAGCTTGACACTGCTTCCCTGTTTCTATTTTGTGGAG CTGCCCATTGTGGCGTCGTCTATGGTGTCTCTCTACTTCCTGGAGCTAACGGATGTGGTGCAACCAGCTCAGGTGGGGTTCCGATGCCGAGACAGAGAGCTCAGCATGCCGTACGTGGACGGAGGAGATGAGCTCATCCCTCTGCTGATGTTGCTCAGCCTCGCCTTCGCGGGACCTGCTGCTTCG ATCATGGTGGTTGAAGGTGTGATCTACTGCCTGCAGTCTAGACTCAAACTCCGCAGAGCTGAAGGAAGCATCAACGCTGGAGGCTGCAACTTCAATTCCTTCCTAAGAAGGACAGTTCGCTTCGTAG gtgtgcatgtgtttggccTGTGTGCCACGGCTCTGGTCACGGATATCATTCAGCTGTCAACAGGGTACCACGCTCCGTTCTTCCTCACTGTCTGTAAACCCAACTACACTCAGGCTGGCGTTTCCTGTGACAAAAACCTATACATCACTAAAGACATTTGCTCTGGACATGACCAGCATGCCATCATGACCGCCAG GAAGACGTTTCCTTCCCAGCATGCAACCCTGTCAGCTTTCGCTGCCGTTTATGTGTCT ATGTATTTTAACTCGACTATTTCTGACAGCACTAAGCTGCTGAAGCCAGTCTTGGTTTTTGCCTTCGCCATTGCAGCAGCATTAACGGGTCTGACTCAGATCACACAGCATCGTAGCCATCCCATTGACGTCTATGTCGGCTTCCTGATTGGAGCCTTCATTGCTGCGTACCTG gcgTTTCATGCAGTTGCCAACTTCAAGTCCTCAGATGATGTTTTtccagcccccccaccccccccatcAAAAGAGGACCCTCTTCGTGCACTGACGGAGCGAGGGCACGAATCTGTCTACAACAAGGGCCCGGCCTCTGCCTCAGAAAGCAATGATGAGATTGCGGTGGCACCAGTCCCTATGGACCGGCTGGAGGGCCTGGGGCCACTGCAGAGGGAGAAGGCCTCAATGGGAAGCCTGAAGAGGGCCAGTGTGGACGTAGAGCTGCTTGCTCCTCGCAGCCCCATGGGAAAGGAGACCATGCTGACCTTTAGCAACACACTGCCTAGAGCTAGCATGAATGTTAATGGGGTGTTGGGGGCCACTGAAGTTCCAGATAATCCAGTTCAGCCAGTCCAACCAGTGCAGCCAGTGCAGCATCGTCTAAAGGCTGTGCAAGTTCCTTTGGACCCAATGCGGTCACAGCAGTTGGTGTCAGAGTGGAAACAGAAGTCTATAGAGATGAGAGCCCTGAGCACCCGGGATGAGCTTGAACATGATGCCAGCGAGGATGGCTCTGAGGTTGGCTCTGTGGGGACTGATGAGGGGGGCTCTCAGCCAATCTACCAGCCCATGGTGCAGTCTGGGAGAGCGGTTTCAAGTCGAAACCCCACCCCACCACCAGGGGGTGCCAAACCTGTGGCAACTCCCAGGCCGCCGCAGATCCCTGAAACTGGACCACCACCAGTTTCCCCAAAGAGCGCCGTGACCCGGGCCAAGTGGCTCGCCATTCGAGAAAAGACCAGCACAGAGGGATCATCCCGCAGTGCCACTAACCAGCCACGACTTATGCAGGTTATAGCCTTGTCAAAGCAGCACGGTCTCCTCCCCTCATCCTCTTCTGGGGAGAAGTCCTCAGAGTCAACATCCACCTGCTCAGGGacctcctccaccactgacTCGCCACACTATCGCCCCCCCTCTGAGCAGCGAGAGGGCTTAGGCATTATCACAGTGGATGCTCATGCCCCCCACCACCCTGTTGTCCAAGCCATGCCAACTCCACAAGCCCCACCCCTGGCAGCCAACAGTAACCCATGGGAGTGGAAAGCAGCATCCAATGGGGCCGACCGCCGAGACACGTACGATCTCAACAGCCTGAACAGAGGAGACTCATCTGTCCGTGGAAGCAGCTTCCGGCCTCACAGATCTGCCTCACCCTGCCCCGCCTTTGACTCCAACCCCTGCTCAGCTGCCCCTCACCCCCAGGTGGAGCTGTCTGCAGATACCCAGCGCAAGGAGATGGCCATGAGACGCAAAacagctctggttctgctggatcgAGAGATACGTAACCAGACTGAACAGGAAAATTATTATAAGAGTATGCATGGACGAAGGTTCAAGGATTAG
- the plppr3b gene encoding phospholipid phosphatase-related protein type 3 isoform X2, translating into MRMMNPAEKMKKKPTKDSLTLLPCFYFVELPIVASSMVSLYFLELTDVVQPAQVGFRCRDRELSMPYVDGGDELIPLLMLLSLAFAGPAASIMVVEGVIYCLQSRLKLRRAEGSINAGGCNFNSFLRRTVRFVGVHVFGLCATALVTDIIQLSTGYHAPFFLTVCKPNYTQAGVSCDKNLYITKDICSGHDQHAIMTARKTFPSQHATLSAFAAVYVSMYFNSTISDSTKLLKPVLVFAFAIAAALTGLTQITQHRSHPIDVYVGFLIGAFIAAYLAFHAVANFKSSDDVFPAPPPPPSKEDPLRALTERGHESVYNKGPASASESNDEIAVAPVPMDRLEGLGPLQREKASMGSLKRASVDVELLAPRSPMGKETMLTFSNTLPRASMNVNGVLGATEVPDNPVQPVQPVQPVQHRLKAVQVPLDPMRSQQLVSEWKQKSIEMRALSTRDELEHDASEDGSEVGSVGTDEGGSQPIYQPMVQSGRAVSSRNPTPPPGGAKPVATPRPPQIPETGPPPVSPKSAVTRAKWLAIREKTSTEGSSRSATNQPRLMQVIALSKQHGLLPSSSSGEKSSESTSTCSGTSSTTDSPHYRPPSEQREGLGIITVDAHAPHHPVVQAMPTPQAPPLAANSNPWEWKAASNGADRRDTYDLNSLNRGDSSVRGSSFRPHRSASPCPAFDSNPCSAAPHPQVELSADTQRKEMAMRRKTALVLLDREIRNQTEQENYYKSMHGRRFKD; encoded by the exons atgaggatgatgaacccagcagagaagatgaagaagaagcctACAAAGGACAGCTTGACACTGCTTCCCTGTTTCTATTTTGTGGAG CTGCCCATTGTGGCGTCGTCTATGGTGTCTCTCTACTTCCTGGAGCTAACGGATGTGGTGCAACCAGCTCAGGTGGGGTTCCGATGCCGAGACAGAGAGCTCAGCATGCCGTACGTGGACGGAGGAGATGAGCTCATCCCTCTGCTGATGTTGCTCAGCCTCGCCTTCGCGGGACCTGCTGCTTCG ATCATGGTGGTTGAAGGTGTGATCTACTGCCTGCAGTCTAGACTCAAACTCCGCAGAGCTGAAGGAAGCATCAACGCTGGAGGCTGCAACTTCAATTCCTTCCTAAGAAGGACAGTTCGCTTCGTAG gtgtgcatgtgtttggccTGTGTGCCACGGCTCTGGTCACGGATATCATTCAGCTGTCAACAGGGTACCACGCTCCGTTCTTCCTCACTGTCTGTAAACCCAACTACACTCAGGCTGGCGTTTCCTGTGACAAAAACCTATACATCACTAAAGACATTTGCTCTGGACATGACCAGCATGCCATCATGACCGCCAG GAAGACGTTTCCTTCCCAGCATGCAACCCTGTCAGCTTTCGCTGCCGTTTATGTGTCT ATGTATTTTAACTCGACTATTTCTGACAGCACTAAGCTGCTGAAGCCAGTCTTGGTTTTTGCCTTCGCCATTGCAGCAGCATTAACGGGTCTGACTCAGATCACACAGCATCGTAGCCATCCCATTGACGTCTATGTCGGCTTCCTGATTGGAGCCTTCATTGCTGCGTACCTG gcgTTTCATGCAGTTGCCAACTTCAAGTCCTCAGATGATGTTTTtccagcccccccaccccccccatcAAAAGAGGACCCTCTTCGTGCACTGACGGAGCGAGGGCACGAATCTGTCTACAACAAGGGCCCGGCCTCTGCCTCAGAAAGCAATGATGAGATTGCGGTGGCACCAGTCCCTATGGACCGGCTGGAGGGCCTGGGGCCACTGCAGAGGGAGAAGGCCTCAATGGGAAGCCTGAAGAGGGCCAGTGTGGACGTAGAGCTGCTTGCTCCTCGCAGCCCCATGGGAAAGGAGACCATGCTGACCTTTAGCAACACACTGCCTAGAGCTAGCATGAATGTTAATGGGGTGTTGGGGGCCACTGAAGTTCCAGATAATCCAGTTCAGCCAGTCCAACCAGTGCAGCCAGTGCAGCATCGTCTAAAGGCTGTGCAAGTTCCTTTGGACCCAATGCGGTCACAGCAGTTGGTGTCAGAGTGGAAACAGAAGTCTATAGAGATGAGAGCCCTGAGCACCCGGGATGAGCTTGAACATGATGCCAGCGAGGATGGCTCTGAGGTTGGCTCTGTGGGGACTGATGAGGGGGGCTCTCAGCCAATCTACCAGCCCATGGTGCAGTCTGGGAGAGCGGTTTCAAGTCGAAACCCCACCCCACCACCAGGGGGTGCCAAACCTGTGGCAACTCCCAGGCCGCCGCAGATCCCTGAAACTGGACCACCACCAGTTTCCCCAAAGAGCGCCGTGACCCGGGCCAAGTGGCTCGCCATTCGAGAAAAGACCAGCACAGAGGGATCATCCCGCAGTGCCACTAACCAGCCACGACTTATGCAGGTTATAGCCTTGTCAAAGCAGCACGGTCTCCTCCCCTCATCCTCTTCTGGGGAGAAGTCCTCAGAGTCAACATCCACCTGCTCAGGGacctcctccaccactgacTCGCCACACTATCGCCCCCCCTCTGAGCAGCGAGAGGGCTTAGGCATTATCACAGTGGATGCTCATGCCCCCCACCACCCTGTTGTCCAAGCCATGCCAACTCCACAAGCCCCACCCCTGGCAGCCAACAGTAACCCATGGGAGTGGAAAGCAGCATCCAATGGGGCCGACCGCCGAGACACGTACGATCTCAACAGCCTGAACAGAGGAGACTCATCTGTCCGTGGAAGCAGCTTCCGGCCTCACAGATCTGCCTCACCCTGCCCCGCCTTTGACTCCAACCCCTGCTCAGCTGCCCCTCACCCCCAGGTGGAGCTGTCTGCAGATACCCAGCGCAAGGAGATGGCCATGAGACGCAAAacagctctggttctgctggatcgAGAGATACGTAACCAGACTGAACAGGAAAATTATTATAAGAGTATGCATGGACGAAGGTTCAAGGATTAG
- the misp gene encoding LOW QUALITY PROTEIN: uncharacterized protein misp (The sequence of the model RefSeq protein was modified relative to this genomic sequence to represent the inferred CDS: inserted 1 base in 1 codon), with protein MAARSEMRLLITDHRDILSFQTSSSLHHLPSPTPPPPTASLHPXAAMDSTPRRWVLKPLSPLLQPSDLRTIAPLPQSDTPGLDDPGGIFTSQKDDGSPDVVVQAWQVVVSQDEASNSDKCSPSSPNSPSSSTGSHCGFYSFVEDPGSPEALLNEAWMVSPQRQAKLATLKKEQGFKLQSYSSNRKPESLFSEISLDSQYKVDPNNGIQVIGQDEENALRKDIIRNQAPKNILKFKDQLGALENLDLSRSADKLIKDFSVSYSHVSSKPDHPRTAEPGAVDHEQINFTAARKQFLQIEQDHLVTFLSPPNVTTSSLQQVPLSKQVETYGCGWDTLEQDEAFGSRMSGMFHDLEPGQQELSLEVAHGAFRNKPLQENRSKCETPIEREIRLLQEREEKLRHARGLKHSDGRVEMIEIKVRRLQSPLLRTKEKSRVSFVIQPETQKQNQRKAGGLLEQHKEGSPQKLKEARKKLDQQDQRTENGPQSDVFPSCYCPHQHIEEIELSQNTGLSSITASDAHVSSMLTYQSKTTLSMSQFWKEKRESSGLQSSGQGAPDFIEKEIEEYLRREKELRDLRESKEGNPLHPRSPAPLVEQAAQMAERQFYPPSNMDQPVNVSSCPQTPACLPSFVTAQPWSCSSSSSSSMVKLEDSSYAGIHPIDAVNNEVVESTRVVRHKNQRALRWEAGVFANQVDQGDP; from the exons ATGGCCGCCAGATCTGAAATG AGATTGTTGATAACTGATCATCGGGACATTTTGAGTTTTCAAACTTCAAGCTCTCTTCATCATCTCCCttcaccaaccccccccccccccacggcctCACTGCATC CTGCAGCCATGGACAGCACCCCGAGGAGGTGGGTGCTGAAACCTTTGTCCCCACTCTTGCAACCCTCAGACCTGCGCACCattgcccccctcccccagagTGATACCCCTGGCCTGGATGACCCAGGCGGCATCTTCACCTCCCAGAAGGATGATGGGTCCCCGGACGTGGTGGTTCAGGCCTGGCAGGTTGTGGTTTCACAAGATGAAGCAAGCAACAGTGACAAGTGTTCACCCAGTAGCCCTAacagtcccagcagcagcacaggctctCACTGCGGGTTTTATTCCTTTGTGGAAGATCCAGGAAGTCCAGAGGCTTTGCTGAATGAGGCCTGGATGGTCTCACCTCAGAGGCAGGCTAAGCTGGCAACCCTGAAGAAGGAACAAGGATTCAAACTACAGAgctacagcagcaacagaaagcCAGAGAGCCTGTTCTCAGAGATCAGCTTAGACTCTCAGTATAAAGTGGATCCAAACAATGGCATCCAAGTGATCGGGCAGGACGAAGAGAATGCGCTTCGCAAGGATATAATTCGCAACCAAGCTCCTAAGAACATTCTAAAGTTCAAAGACCAGCTAGGCGCACTGGAGAATTTGGATCTGAGTAGATCTGCAGACAAACTGATCAAAGATTTCAGTGTGAGCTACAGCCATGTGAGCTCCAAACCGGATCATCCCCGTACTGCTGAACCTGGGGCCGTTGACCATGAACAGATCAACTTCACTGCTGCGCGAAAACAGTTTCTGCAGATAGAGCAGGACCACCTGGTCACATTTCTCAGCCCTCCAAATGTCACAACATCATCTCTGCAGCAGGTTCCCTTGTCAAAGCAGGTGGAGACTTATGGCTGTGGGTGGGATACACTAGAACAAGATGAAGCCTTCGGAAGTCGGATGAGCGGGATGTTCCATGACCTGGAGCCTGGCCAACAGGAGTTGTCACTGGAAGTGGCTCATGGTGCATTCAGGAACAAACCTTTGCAGGAAAACAGGAGCAAGTGTGAGACTCCCATTGAGAGAGAGATCCGACTGCTTCAGGAACGTGAGGAGAAGCTCCGACATGCCCGAGGCCTGAAGCACAGCGACGGCAGGGTGGAGATGATTGAAATCAAAGTCAGACGTTTACAGTCTCCTCTGCTCAGAACTAAAGAGAAGAGCAGAGTTAGCTTCGTCATCCAGCCAGAGACCcaaaagcagaaccagaggaaggCTGGAGGCCTCTTGGAACAACACAAAGAAGGTTCTCcacagaagctgaaggaggcaAGAAAGAAACTTGATCAACAAGACCAGAGGACAGAAAATGGACCTCAGTCTGATGTCTTCCCTTCTTGCTACTGTCCCCATCAACACATTGAAGAAATTGAATTGTCCCAAAACACTGGTTTGTCTTCTATAACAGCGTCTGATGCCCATGTTTCCTCTATGCTGACCTACCAGTCGAAAACAACGCTGAGTATGTCTCAGTTCTGGAAGGAAAAACGTGAGTCTAGTGGACTGCAGTCCAGCGGACAAGGCGCTCCAGACTTCATTGAGAAGGAGATTGAAGAGTATCTGAGACGAGAGAAGGAGCTGAGAGATCTGAGGGAGTCCAAGGAGGGAAATCCGCTCCACCCCcggtctccagctcctctggtgGAACAAGCAGCACAGATGGCTGAGCGTCAGTTCTACCCACCTTCAAACATGG ATCAACCTGTCAACGTGTCCTCCTGCCCTCAGACGCCCGCTTGTCTTCCCTCCTTCGTTACTGCTCAGCCCTGgtcctgctcgtcctcctcctcatcttcgaTGGTCAAGCTGGAGGACAGTTCT TATGCAGGAATCCACCCAATCGACGCCGTCAACAATGAG GTGGTGGAATCAACTCGAGTTGTTCGGCATAAAAACCAGCGAGCTCTGCGCTGGGAGGCCGGAGTGTTTGCCAACCAGGTGGACCAGGGAGACCCGTAG